A window from Schistosoma haematobium chromosome 3, whole genome shotgun sequence encodes these proteins:
- a CDS encoding hypothetical protein (EggNog:ENOG410V5Q3~COG:L) — protein sequence MYIHKKRQQTNILDEYKLINIRNISEKHVKVNLLGVIIQKQSVKRCTTNFSSSNSQAVLGFTLRDSTYDWINGSYWGTFSSVNSVASQFNIGDCVIVLNAKLKFKERNSYEERFMVQTPSNYHLLLRDRSGSITQYALPDKLYISRLKSSLVCSAAYHRPLHQVIQEIYSKRFSNNQSHFNWNIYNPSLEFTFFAVVSEVKHPKTLLMSQKKLKCEGDEELTIQNASTTNKSKSIQSMEAVQTVLQLCEVMLFDDSCNCLPLIFWNEEWIHIALTAFIPYSTVLSIVNCPVRYDRYRKGVVASPNSKTLIIISPDCAEANRLSQHSKHRTQSIDILESGHTSFTVENVDDRLLQSLPMGYKTAQPEIYKVPLTSIHNILTVRDLKEGKVVAGYACTFAVFTKIDLDCENSQYLITLQCSNCHGRLRSCDPPADYDVTAPGKKFDPNVKCMFAMCTTPGCPTSGQRLSWFDKQHVNMEYGTFVHLSDHTGTYSRCLLASIAMEKLLGCSVEEFLHSPLEKRIRLKWEFCLRRFKVGLLLFYVLQYLV from the exons ATGTATATACATAAAAAACGACAACAGACAAACATTCTTGATGAATACAAACTTATTAATATAAGAAACATTTCCGAAAAACACGTTAAAGTTAACCTTCTAGGTGTGATTATTCAGAAACAGTCCGTTAAACGATGCACTACTAATTTCTCGAGTTCGAATAGTCAAGCTGTATTAGGATTCACTCTTAGAGACAGCACATATGATTGGATCAACGGAAGCTATTGGGGTACATTCTCGAGTGTTAATTCGGTGGCATCTCAATTTAACATTG GCGATTGCGTGATTGTGCTTAATGCCAAACTAAAGTTCAAAGAAAGAAACTCTTATGAAGAACGTTTTATGGTTCAAACACCTTCAAATTATCATCTGCTTTTGAGGGACAGGAGTGGAAGCATTACACAATATGCACTTCCTGACAAGTTATACATAAGCCGCCTAAAA TCATCTTTAGTATGTTCAGCAGCTTATCACAGACCTCTGCATCAAGTAATACAGGAAATCTACTCCAAAAGATTCTCAAACAACCAAAGCCACTTCAACTGGAATATATATAATCCTTCTTTAGAGTTTACGTTCTTTGCAGTTGTTTCGGAAGTAAAGCACCCAAAAACTTTATTAATGTCTCAAAAGAAACTAAAGTGTGAAGGAGACGAGGAATTAACAATACAAAACGCGAGCACAACCAACAAATCAAAGTCAATTCAGTCGATGGAAGCAGTTCAAACGGTACTACAGCTGTGTGAAGTCATGCTTTTTGATGATTCATGTAACTGTCTTCCGCTAATCTTTTGGAATGAAGAGTGGATTCACATTGCATTAACAGCTTTTATACCATAT TCTACCGTTTTATCGATTGTAAACTGTCCAGTTCGTTACGATCGCTACCGCAAAGGTGTGGTTGCCTCACCAAACTCAAAAACACTAATCATTATCTCACCTGACTGTGCAGAGGCCAATCGTTTAAGTCAACACTCCAAGCATCGGACTCAAAGCATAGATATTTTGGAAAGCGGCCACACTTCGTTCACTGTTGAGAATGTAGATGACAGACTATTACAATCTTTACCAATGGGATATAAAACGGCTCAACCAGAG ATCTACAAAGTTCCTCTGACAAGTATTCACAATATCTTAACTGTTCGAGACCTCAAAGAAGGAAAAG TTGTCGCTGGATATGCTTGTACATTCGCCGTGTTTACGAAAATCGATTTGGACTGTGAAAATTCACAATACCTCATAACACTGCAATGCTCTAATTGTCATGGTCGTTTGAGGTCATGTGATCCGCCAGCAGACTATGATGTGACAGCACCTGGAAAAAAATTTGACCCAAATGTTAAATGTATGTTTGCAATGTGCACCACTCCAGGTTGTCCGACAAGTGGACAAAGACTGTCTTGGTTTGATAAACAACACGTAAAT ATGGAATACGGTACATTTGTTCATCTATCAGACCATACAGGAACATATTCTAGATGTCTTTTAGCCAGTATTGCAATGGAAAAACTTTTAGGATGCAGTGTTGAAGAATTTCTACATTCACCATTGGAAAAACGAATTCGTTTGAAGTGGGAGTTCTGTCTAAGAAGATTTAAGGTTGGTTTACTACTTTTTTATGTGTTACAATATTTGGTTTGA
- a CDS encoding hypothetical protein (EggNog:ENOG41KOG0580~COG:D) translates to MTTFGTLNYLAPELFHLECVHDHRVDIWSLGILTFEMLTGHLPFDGETFQEISEKIRNADVSYPDTLNLGATKLITSMLKKLSSQRVSLNEIDNYDWIKMHAEFSVNQCRAALQDWENVNNQNSTCPSSSSYECSSTFVNTFLND, encoded by the exons ATGACTACTTTTGGTACGCTCAATTACTTGGCTCCCGAATTGTTCCATTTGGAGTGTGTTCATGATCATCGTGTAGACATATGGAGCTTGGGAATACTCACTTTCGAGATGCTTACCGGTCATTTACCCTTTGATGGTGAAACCTTCCAGGAGATCTCCGAAAAGATCCGAAATGCTGATGTTTCATATCCAGATACATTAAATCTGGGTGCGACGAAGCTCATTACTAGT ATGCTCAAAAAGTTGTCAAGTCAAAGGGTTTCTTTAAATGAAATCGATAATTATGACTGGATTAAAATGCATGCTGAATTTTCTGTCAATCAATGCAGAGCAGCTCTTCAAGATTGGGAAAATGTTAATAATCAAAATTCTACTTGTCCTTCATCTAGTAGTTACGAGTGCTCATCTACAtttgtaaatacatttttaaaCGATTGA
- a CDS encoding hypothetical protein (EggNog:ENOG41KOG0580~COG:D) codes for MLPSDNDPSHLHCSSPTYVHDTENHVSRTFANSSADFHKKRKSKWTIDDIDIGRKLGEGRFGSVHLAREKASRFVIALKILLKPRLVTKELMKQVQREIEIQSHLKHPNIVRMYSYFYDKKRIYLVLEYVPRGELSKEINRFGHFGDSRAATYVYQLSKALSYCHQNDVIHRDIKPENILLGARGEVKIADFGSAVHLPASRRMTTFGTLNYLAPELFHLECVHDHRVDIWSLGILTFEMLTGHLPFDGETFQEISEKIRNADVSYPDTLNLGATKLITSMLKKLSSQRVSLNEIDNYDWIKMHAEFSVNQCRAALQDWENVNNQNSTCPSSSSYECSSTFISVMENEISRKWVKD; via the exons ATGTTGCCTTCAGATAATGATCCAAGTCATCTACATTGCTCATCTCCAACATATGTTCATGATACTGAAAATCATGTGTCTAGGACCTTCGCAAATTCCTCCGCAGATTTCCATAA GAAACGAAAATCAAAATGGACTATCGACGATATAGATATTGGGAGGAAACTCGGAGAAGGTCGCTTCGGTTCAGTGCATCTTGCGAGGGAAAAAGCTAGTCGATTTGTCATTGCTTTGAAG ATACTTTTAAAGCCTAGACTAGTAACAAAGGAATTAATGAAACAAGTGCAACGAGAAATAGAAATACAGTCACATCTAAA ACACCCAAATATTGTTCGTATGTACAGTTATTTTTATGATAAGAAGCGTATTTATTTGGTCCTTGAGTATGTACCTAGGGGGGAGTTATCTAAAGAAATCAATCGCTTTGGTCATTTTGGAGATAGTCGCGCAGCAACT TACGTATACCAGCTTTCCAAAGCTCTTTCTTACTGTCATCAAAATGATGTTATACATCGAGATATCAAACCAGAAAATATACTCCTTGGAGCTCGCGGTGAAGTGAAGATTGCGGATTTTGGCAGCGCAGTGCACTTACCAGCTTCACG ACGTATGACTACTTTTGGTACGCTCAATTACTTGGCTCCCGAATTGTTCCATTTGGAGTGTGTTCATGATCATCGTGTAGACATATGGAGCTTGGGAATACTCACTTTCGAGATGCTTACCGGTCATTTACCCTTTGATGGTGAAACCTTCCAGGAGATCTCCGAAAAGATCCGAAATGCTGATGTTTCATATCCAGATACATTAAATCTGGGTGCGACGAAGCTCATTACTAGT ATGCTCAAAAAGTTGTCAAGTCAAAGGGTTTCTTTAAATGAAATCGATAATTATGACTGGATTAAAATGCATGCTGAATTTTCTGTCAATCAATGCAGAGCAGCTCTTCAAGATTGGGAAAATGTTAATAATCAAAATTCTACTTGTCCTTCATCTAGTAGTTACGAGTGCTCATCTACAttt ATATCGGTAATGGAAAATGAAATCTCACGAAAATGGGTAAAGGAT
- a CDS encoding hypothetical protein (EggNog:ENOG41KOG0580~COG:D): protein MKQVQREIEIQSHLKHPNIVRMYSYFYDKKRIYLVLEYVPRGELSKEINRFGHFGDSRAATYVYQLSKALSYCHQNDVIHRDIKPENILLGARGEVKIADFGSAVHLPASRRMTTFGTLNYLAPELFHLECVHDHRVDIWSLGILTFEMLTGHLPFDGETFQEISEKIRNADVSYPDTLNLGATKLITSMLKKLSSQRVSLNEIDNYDWIKMHAEFSVNQCRAALQDWENVNNQNSTCPSSSSYECSSTFVNTFLND from the exons ATGAAACAAGTGCAACGAGAAATAGAAATACAGTCACATCTAAA ACACCCAAATATTGTTCGTATGTACAGTTATTTTTATGATAAGAAGCGTATTTATTTGGTCCTTGAGTATGTACCTAGGGGGGAGTTATCTAAAGAAATCAATCGCTTTGGTCATTTTGGAGATAGTCGCGCAGCAACT TACGTATACCAGCTTTCCAAAGCTCTTTCTTACTGTCATCAAAATGATGTTATACATCGAGATATCAAACCAGAAAATATACTCCTTGGAGCTCGCGGTGAAGTGAAGATTGCGGATTTTGGCAGCGCAGTGCACTTACCAGCTTCACG ACGTATGACTACTTTTGGTACGCTCAATTACTTGGCTCCCGAATTGTTCCATTTGGAGTGTGTTCATGATCATCGTGTAGACATATGGAGCTTGGGAATACTCACTTTCGAGATGCTTACCGGTCATTTACCCTTTGATGGTGAAACCTTCCAGGAGATCTCCGAAAAGATCCGAAATGCTGATGTTTCATATCCAGATACATTAAATCTGGGTGCGACGAAGCTCATTACTAGT ATGCTCAAAAAGTTGTCAAGTCAAAGGGTTTCTTTAAATGAAATCGATAATTATGACTGGATTAAAATGCATGCTGAATTTTCTGTCAATCAATGCAGAGCAGCTCTTCAAGATTGGGAAAATGTTAATAATCAAAATTCTACTTGTCCTTCATCTAGTAGTTACGAGTGCTCATCTACAtttgtaaatacatttttaaaCGATTGA